The proteins below come from a single Megalops cyprinoides isolate fMegCyp1 chromosome 5, fMegCyp1.pri, whole genome shotgun sequence genomic window:
- the cnot6l gene encoding CCR4-NOT transcription complex subunit 6-like, with product MPKEKYDPPDPRRLYTIMSAEEAASGKKSHWAELEISGRVKSLSSSLWSLTHLTALHLNDNSLSRIPPEIAKLQHLVYLNLSSNKLRSLPAELGNMVSLRELLLNNNLLRVLPYELGRLFQLQTLGLKGNPLSQDILKLYQEPDGTRKLLNYMLDNLAVHPEQLPPRPWLTLKERDQMIPTAVFTVMCYNVLCDKYATRQLYGYCPSWALNWEYRKKGIMEEIANCDADIISLQEVETEQYYSLFLQTLKDRGYDGYFCPKSRAKLVSEQERKHVDGCAIFFKTEKFTLVQKHTVEFNQVAMANCEGSEVMLNRVMTKDNIGVAVLLEVNKDLFSGGTKPCQEKQLLLVANAHMHWDPEYSDVKLIQTMMFISELKSIAEKAAGSEGSNSPTADPVSIPIVLCADLNSLPDSGVVEYLSNGGVAENHKDFKELRYSECLTNFSCNGKHGSSEGSITHGFQLKSAYENNTMPYTNYTYDFKGVIDYIFYSKTHMSVLGVLGPLETQWLADNSITGCPHPHIPSDHFSLLAQLELHPPMPALNGLHLPVHR from the exons ATGCCAAAGGAAAAATATGACCCCCCGGATCCTCGCAGGTTGTATACCATCATGTCAGCGGAGGAAGCAGCCAGTGGGAAAAAGTCACACTGGGCAGAGCTGGAGATCTCCG GGCGGGTAAAGAGTTTGAGCAGCTCGCTGTGGTCTCTTACACACCTGACCGCGCTGCATCTTAACGACAACAGCCTTAGCCGCATTCCACCCGAAATCGCCAAGCTCCAGCACCTGGTCTACCTGAACCTGTCCTCCAACAAACTGCGCAGCCTGCCGGCAGAGCTCGGAAACATGGTGTCTCTCAG ggAATTGCTTTTAAATAACAATCTTTTACGGGTTCTACCTTATGAACTTGGGCGGCTGTTCCAGTTACAGACCCTAGGTTTGAAAG GAAATCCTTTATCACAAGATATCCTCAAACTCTACCAGGAACCGGATGGAACCAGAAAGCTTCTCAATTACATGCTTGACAATCTGGCAG TACACCCTGAGCAGCTTCCTCCCAGACCGTGGCTTACTCTGAAAGAACGAGACCAAATGATCCCCACAG CCGTGTTCACGGTCATGTGTTACAACGTGCTGTGCGACAAGTACGCCACCAGACAGCTGTACGGGTACTGCCCGTCGTGGGCGCTCAACTGGGAGTACAGGAAGAAGGGAATCATGGAGGAGATCGCCAACTGCGACGCCGACATCATCAGTCTTCAG GAAGTTGAAACCGAGCAATACTACTCCCTTTTCCTCCAGACGCTAAAAGACCGTGGGTATGATGGCTATTTCTGTCCAAAGTCTCGCGCCAAATTAGTGTCTGAGCAGGAAAGGAAGCATGTGGACGGATGCGCAATATTCTTCAAGACCGAAAA ATTTACACttgtgcagaaacacacagtcgAGTTCAACCAAGTAGCCATGGCGAACTGTGAGGGGTCGGAGGTCATGCTGAATCGAGTGATGACGAAAGACAACATTGGAGTTGCTGTGCTGTTGGAGGTCAACAAAGACCTCTTCTCTGGCG GGACGAAGCCCTGTCAGGAGAAGCAGCTCCTCCTGGTGGCCAATGCGCACATGCACTGGGATCCCGAGTACTCGGACGTGAAGCTGATCCAGACCATGATGTTCATATCAGAGCTGAAGAGCATCGCAGAGAAGGCCGCCGGGTCCGAAGGCTCCAACTCGCCCACAGCAGACCCCGTTTCCATCCCCATCGTCCTGTGTGCAGATCTCAACTCCCTGCCCGACTCAG GCGTGGTTGAGTATCTGAGCAACGGTGGAGTGGCGGAAAACCACAAGGACTTCAAAGAGCTGCGGTACAGTGAATGCCTGACCAACTTCAGCTGCAACGGGAAGCACGGGAGCTCGGAGGGCAGCATCACGCACGGCTTCCAGCTGAAGAGCGCTTACGAGAACAACACCATGCCTTACACCAACTACACCTACGACTTCAAG ggTGTGATCGACTACATCTTCTATTCCAAAACTCACATGAGCGTTCTGGGGGTGCTGGGGCCCCTGGAAACGCAGTGGCTGGCAGACAACAGCATCACGggctgcccccacccccacatcccCTCCGACCACTTCTCCCTGCTCGCCCAGCTGGAGCTGCACCCACCCATGCCCGCCCTCAATGGGCTGCACCTGCCCGTCCACAGGTAg